Proteins found in one Mycoplasmopsis gallopavonis genomic segment:
- the pth gene encoding aminoacyl-tRNA hydrolase, which translates to MKLIVGLGNPGEQYKFTRHNVGFLAIDKICEKLGVTLNKSKFNGQYVKIDDLVLAKPMTYMNKSGEFISSLANYFKISTDDILVIHDEKDFPLGKSAIKIGGSGGSHNGVLNIVQQLGTTSFKRLKVGIDSPHEGPLKDFVLGRFKPQEMLVLENVLEKCSEAAIAFSFNDILSVMNKFNSKLK; encoded by the coding sequence ATGAAATTAATTGTCGGATTAGGAAACCCAGGAGAACAATACAAATTCACAAGACATAATGTAGGTTTTTTAGCAATTGATAAAATTTGTGAAAAATTGGGGGTTACTTTAAATAAATCAAAATTTAATGGTCAATATGTAAAGATTGATGATCTTGTTTTAGCTAAACCAATGACATATATGAATAAATCAGGCGAATTTATTTCTTCACTTGCAAATTATTTTAAAATTTCCACTGATGACATTTTAGTTATTCATGACGAAAAAGATTTTCCGCTCGGAAAAAGTGCGATCAAAATAGGTGGAAGCGGCGGCAGTCACAATGGAGTTTTAAATATAGTTCAACAATTAGGGACAACTAGTTTTAAACGTTTAAAAGTAGGTATTGATTCACCGCACGAAGGTCCACTTAAAGATTTTGTTTTAGGTCGTTTTAAACCACAAGAAATGTTGGTTTTGGAAAATGTTTTAGAAAAATGCTCTGAAGCAGCGATTGCTTTTTCATTTAATGACATTTTGAGCGTAATGAATAAATTTAATTCAAAATTAAAATAA
- the tilS gene encoding tRNA lysidine(34) synthetase TilS, with protein MRKNKYLLAVSGGADSMFLLDAYKNKNLIVCYVNYNQREDSKLDEQLVQDFCNKNKIPIFKLILNKNSYLSGNFQDWARKERYLFFKKIYEQEKCNQLLIAHHFDDFLETAIMQKNSGKYINYYGIKKTNHFLGMKIKRPLLFCFTKARILRICKKKNIPYRDDYTNFEDKYLRNRIRKQIKNYSFFKKIIIFIYFLKENLKLRQKEKQINLEYKIWKENEFSQDVFVNFLNQESLIYKFINQHFENVNLTKGKIKEIIKFLVSKNRTSKYKLDDFNYLIKKRGKLV; from the coding sequence ATGCGAAAAAATAAATATTTATTAGCTGTTAGCGGTGGTGCAGATAGTATGTTTTTACTTGATGCTTATAAAAATAAAAATCTTATTGTCTGTTATGTTAATTACAACCAAAGAGAAGACTCTAAACTTGATGAACAGTTGGTACAAGATTTTTGTAATAAAAATAAAATTCCTATCTTTAAATTAATATTGAATAAAAATTCTTATCTTTCAGGTAATTTTCAAGATTGAGCAAGAAAAGAAAGATATTTATTTTTTAAAAAAATTTATGAGCAAGAAAAATGCAATCAACTACTAATTGCTCATCACTTCGATGATTTTTTAGAAACTGCAATTATGCAAAAAAATAGCGGTAAATATATTAATTATTATGGAATTAAAAAAACAAATCATTTTTTAGGAATGAAAATAAAAAGACCGTTGCTTTTTTGTTTTACAAAAGCCAGAATTCTAAGAATTTGCAAAAAAAAGAATATTCCTTATAGAGACGATTACACAAATTTTGAAGATAAATATTTAAGAAATAGAATTAGAAAACAGATAAAAAATTATTCATTTTTTAAAAAAATAATAATTTTTATTTATTTTCTAAAAGAAAATTTAAAACTTAGACAAAAAGAAAAACAAATTAATCTTGAATATAAAATTTGAAAAGAAAATGAGTTTTCCCAAGATGTTTTTGTTAATTTTCTTAACCAAGAATCATTGATTTATAAATTTATTAATCAACATTTTGAAAATGTTAATTTAACCAAAGGAAAAATTAAAGAAATAATTAAATTTTTAGTATCAAAAAACAGAACTAGCAAATATAAATTAGATGATTTTAATTATTTAATAAAAAAAAGAGGAAAATTAGTTTAA
- a CDS encoding ABC transporter permease subunit, with protein sequence MEKLKLYNWYGEAFDAKLPETSNNLKAYKHQVNNVFTRLSDNLKTRNNIDKDLFLRAKTKIQDNLKRELNSHQVAYQNKIKVYKDSIKKLSFVNKIESLLEFELKKLKTTKRNNKKYVKDFIYSLENSGDNLNDKLANIEKLESTMNASEAKMFQKYCLFNALLTYLRKFDDLEFNFNKLKKYLVSEEISFLEKHPDPGKFLQEFYSKLEAKRLKMLAEKDRLIKKYQQTKKLQHELYRKERANIILLAKQKIVELENEFNLKTEQNKLRAIEYKDEALSKIKLHKETILKNEKHNQKIVQQIKLKGLNRRKELRHLFAQYKQIQILKFEIRNIKDFLNFLQKEGLKFELPDFGMNHLSYKELQEKKDNLLKIAKSLKFEGQKLVLYQIAMKHFFSCLNLLGVRKEALALWKSQYLEQIAKTYQNYSYEADFKFEQAKANKDWFIDAYKTRHKFLVEKIQAQTELAILKQNGEIDQEKKFAKAEFDRISKEYQANLNSLQAKIKAKEISKQAFANKKIEYKIKAKEAKYTVKLQSKVLRNKSILRTLFIRKSNEQKINKKIYESKINEAQKTIPVETFRNIKFLASFMGLVLPGLPELVLFKQYAKGILMVLFSILVWSAFVPFALGAYWGKMDGIFGFSDLGYHKFVTEPGSFPDARYYLFGGVVSVIVLIISIIYLVVSSIGAYRVAKSLYQGSRPSRWSHTKRWMQTSGFPWMISIFGWVLMVFIVVSPVVTSILLSFTNFGFNHQAPTQSVSWVGLQQWGKWWIFRNANLLSSIGNVMTWTLIWTFASTVLPICLGILIAILTNNSRLKGKKFFRLIFILPWAIPAFVTLGFIKNMFASGETGLINFILGKLFGMNPRSWLQEIGTARILVILVQTWIGYAWIFMLVTGNLQSIPKDIYEAGSVDGAKGKHLFWYLTLPSLLLAIAPMLIGQFVAAFNNFTTISIFTGGGPSYAYSTTFGEASTDIIISWVYKLTNGTVKIDGNQAFGAALATLASLFSIGLAARGFIKSMSRRD encoded by the coding sequence ATGGAAAAACTGAAATTATATAATTGATACGGGGAAGCTTTTGATGCAAAATTACCAGAAACTAGTAATAATCTCAAAGCTTATAAACATCAAGTTAATAATGTTTTTACCCGTTTATCTGATAACTTAAAAACCCGAAATAATATTGATAAAGATTTATTTTTACGAGCTAAAACCAAGATTCAAGATAATTTAAAAAGAGAACTTAATAGTCATCAAGTTGCTTATCAAAATAAAATAAAAGTTTATAAAGATTCAATCAAAAAATTATCTTTTGTTAATAAGATTGAATCTTTACTTGAATTTGAATTAAAGAAATTAAAAACTACAAAACGTAATAATAAGAAATATGTTAAAGATTTTATTTATTCACTTGAAAATTCTGGTGATAATTTAAACGATAAACTCGCTAATATTGAGAAATTGGAATCAACAATGAATGCTTCAGAAGCAAAAATGTTCCAAAAATATTGTTTATTTAATGCACTTTTAACATATCTTAGAAAATTTGATGATTTAGAATTTAATTTTAATAAGCTTAAAAAATATCTTGTGAGTGAAGAAATCTCTTTTTTAGAAAAACATCCTGATCCAGGTAAATTTTTACAAGAGTTTTATAGTAAATTAGAAGCTAAAAGACTTAAAATGCTTGCCGAAAAAGATCGATTAATCAAAAAATACCAACAAACAAAAAAATTACAACATGAGCTTTATCGAAAAGAACGTGCAAATATCATTTTATTAGCTAAACAAAAAATTGTGGAGCTTGAAAATGAATTTAATTTAAAAACAGAACAAAATAAATTACGTGCAATTGAATATAAAGATGAAGCTTTATCAAAAATTAAATTACATAAAGAAACAATCTTAAAAAACGAAAAACACAATCAAAAGATTGTTCAACAAATTAAACTAAAAGGTTTAAATAGACGAAAAGAACTTCGTCACCTTTTTGCTCAGTACAAACAAATTCAAATTTTAAAGTTTGAAATTCGCAATATTAAAGACTTTTTGAACTTTTTACAAAAAGAAGGTTTGAAATTCGAACTTCCAGATTTTGGCATGAATCATCTTTCATATAAAGAGCTTCAAGAAAAGAAAGATAATCTTTTAAAAATTGCAAAATCACTAAAATTTGAAGGTCAAAAATTAGTTCTTTATCAAATTGCGATGAAACACTTTTTCTCATGTTTGAATCTCCTTGGAGTGAGAAAAGAAGCCTTAGCACTTTGAAAATCTCAATATTTAGAACAAATTGCCAAGACCTATCAAAATTATAGTTATGAAGCAGATTTTAAATTTGAACAAGCTAAAGCAAATAAAGATTGATTTATTGACGCTTATAAAACTCGGCACAAGTTTTTAGTTGAAAAAATTCAAGCTCAAACAGAATTAGCAATTTTAAAACAAAATGGCGAAATTGATCAAGAAAAGAAATTTGCAAAAGCTGAATTTGATCGTATTTCGAAAGAATATCAAGCAAATTTAAATAGCTTGCAAGCAAAAATCAAAGCAAAAGAAATTTCAAAACAAGCCTTTGCTAATAAGAAAATTGAATATAAAATCAAGGCTAAAGAAGCCAAGTATACAGTTAAATTACAATCAAAAGTTTTACGTAATAAAAGCATTTTACGAACATTATTTATTCGTAAATCAAATGAGCAAAAAATTAATAAGAAAATCTACGAAAGTAAAATTAATGAAGCTCAAAAAACTATTCCAGTTGAAACTTTTAGAAACATAAAGTTTCTAGCAAGTTTTATGGGATTAGTTTTACCTGGTTTACCAGAATTAGTTCTTTTTAAACAATATGCTAAAGGAATTTTAATGGTTCTCTTTTCAATTTTAGTATGAAGTGCTTTTGTGCCATTTGCACTTGGAGCTTATTGAGGTAAAATGGATGGTATTTTTGGATTTAGTGATTTAGGATACCATAAATTTGTTACAGAACCTGGTTCATTCCCTGATGCACGGTACTATCTTTTTGGTGGTGTTGTGTCAGTTATTGTTTTAATTATTTCAATCATTTATTTGGTTGTATCGTCAATTGGTGCATATAGGGTTGCTAAAAGCCTTTATCAAGGCTCAAGACCAAGTAGATGAAGCCATACCAAAAGATGAATGCAAACTTCTGGATTCCCATGAATGATTTCAATTTTTGGTTGAGTGCTTATGGTCTTTATTGTTGTTTCTCCAGTTGTAACTTCAATTTTACTTTCATTTACTAATTTTGGTTTCAACCACCAAGCACCAACTCAATCAGTGAGTTGAGTTGGTTTACAACAATGAGGAAAATGATGAATTTTTAGAAATGCAAACTTATTAAGTTCAATTGGAAATGTTATGACTTGAACTTTAATTTGAACATTTGCTTCAACAGTTTTACCTATTTGTTTAGGAATCTTAATTGCTATTTTAACTAATAATTCAAGACTTAAAGGTAAGAAATTCTTTAGATTAATTTTTATTCTACCATGAGCAATTCCAGCCTTTGTAACTCTTGGATTTATCAAGAATATGTTTGCTTCTGGTGAAACAGGTTTAATTAACTTTATTTTAGGTAAACTTTTTGGAATGAATCCTCGCTCATGATTGCAAGAAATTGGAACAGCTAGAATTTTAGTAATTCTTGTTCAAACTTGAATTGGATACGCTTGAATTTTTATGCTAGTAACAGGTAATTTACAATCAATACCAAAAGATATTTATGAAGCTGGTTCTGTTGATGGAGCGAAAGGTAAACATCTTTTCTGATATCTTACTTTACCTTCACTTTTACTTGCAATTGCTCCGATGTTAATTGGACAATTTGTGGCTGCCTTTAATAATTTCACAACAATTTCTATTTTCACAGGTGGTGGACCTTCATATGCTTACTCAACAACATTTGGAGAAGCCTCAACTGATATCATTATTTCATGAGTTTATAAATTAACTAATGGAACTGTCAAAATTGACGGTAACCAAGCTTTCGGAGCTGCACTTGCTACTCTTGCTTCATTATTTAGCATTGGACTTGCGGCCAGAGGGTTTATTAAATCAATGTCAAGGAGGGATTAA
- a CDS encoding sugar ABC transporter permease translates to MFKNNFYQRTFDNVKISQKRLEPKRLKFNESDSKPPTPLEMIWLFFNYFILIVWSLIILFPIISLIVSSFNTSNPRFVTVTPFKFGFDNLNYLFNSPQSLFTTWYGNTLYIAILTSLISTVTVALNAYAYSRFKFAGSKYSLTVIMLVQMIPATSSLIVLYILVTMGGEAGIPPVTMLVIIYAGGAIAGNTFMVKSYLDTVSAELDDSAKVDGCNNWGLFFKILVPVIRPALVMVALWSFLIPFTDVILPQFVLVSDDTRTLAVGLQKFLNNQQDVQAGAYTMGTLLASIPAFILFMYLQRYIVGGLSDGAVKG, encoded by the coding sequence ATGTTTAAGAACAATTTTTATCAACGCACTTTCGATAATGTCAAAATTTCACAAAAGCGTTTAGAACCTAAGCGTTTAAAATTTAATGAATCAGATTCAAAACCTCCGACACCACTTGAAATGATTTGATTATTTTTCAATTATTTTATTTTGATTGTATGATCTTTAATCATTCTTTTTCCGATTATTTCGTTAATTGTGTCTTCATTTAACACTTCAAACCCACGGTTTGTAACAGTAACACCATTTAAATTTGGATTTGACAATTTAAATTACTTATTTAATAGTCCGCAAAGTTTATTTACCACATGATACGGTAATACACTTTATATAGCGATTTTAACTTCTTTAATTTCAACTGTAACAGTTGCACTTAATGCTTATGCTTATTCAAGATTTAAATTTGCTGGTTCAAAATACTCATTAACTGTAATTATGCTTGTTCAAATGATACCTGCAACTTCTTCACTTATTGTTCTTTATATTCTTGTGACAATGGGTGGAGAAGCAGGAATTCCACCAGTGACTATGCTTGTGATTATTTATGCAGGTGGAGCAATTGCAGGAAACACTTTTATGGTCAAAAGTTATTTAGATACAGTTAGTGCAGAACTTGATGATTCAGCGAAAGTGGATGGATGTAATAACTGAGGACTCTTTTTCAAAATTTTAGTACCAGTAATTAGACCAGCTTTAGTTATGGTGGCTCTTTGATCATTTTTAATTCCATTTACTGATGTTATCTTGCCACAATTTGTTCTAGTTTCCGATGATACTAGAACACTAGCTGTTGGGCTACAAAAATTCTTAAATAATCAACAAGATGTTCAAGCTGGTGCTTATACCATGGGAACATTATTAGCTTCAATTCCAGCCTTTATTCTCTTTATGTATCTACAAAGATACATTGTTGGTGGACTTAGTGATGGAGCGGTGAAAGGATAA
- a CDS encoding ABC transporter ATP-binding protein encodes MFKKNKHKELVNQEDQAIIQDFETLDIESMIQEVGEISNTANGAHIQLVNVSKKYEGNEKYTLKDINLEIKPGTFCIFLGPSGCGKTTLLRMIAGLNSITKGDLLFNSKRYNNLLPNERNIAMVFQSYALYPHMNVYNNISFGLKIAKERKDIIDRRVKDVAKILKIDEYLYRKPKDLSGGQRQRVAIGRAIARKPLVFLMDEPLSNLDAKLRESMRREIVNIHRMLNTTSIYVTHDQLEAMTMGNQIVVFNDGQIQQSGTGRELYFKPANIFVAKFIGSPTMNTFDAKFSDGKIVSNDQDIHLPLSDLEVQAKLKENQDLVVGFRSEDILIHTEPGKNRIKGKIANIELIGKDQLVAVKVNKEIEFIVNASNNVEYELYSYVYLEFVESRIHIFDKTTTNRVN; translated from the coding sequence ATGTTTAAAAAGAATAAACACAAAGAGCTTGTTAATCAAGAAGATCAAGCGATTATTCAAGATTTTGAAACTTTGGATATTGAAAGCATGATTCAAGAAGTTGGAGAAATTAGCAATACTGCAAATGGTGCTCATATTCAACTTGTTAATGTTTCTAAAAAATATGAAGGAAATGAAAAGTACACTTTAAAAGATATTAATTTAGAAATTAAACCTGGAACTTTTTGTATTTTTCTCGGACCTTCTGGATGTGGTAAAACAACTTTATTGAGAATGATTGCCGGATTAAACTCTATTACTAAGGGAGATTTACTTTTTAACTCAAAAAGATATAACAACCTTCTACCAAATGAGAGAAATATTGCAATGGTCTTTCAATCTTATGCACTTTATCCACACATGAATGTTTATAACAATATTTCTTTTGGATTAAAAATTGCCAAAGAAAGAAAAGATATCATCGATCGTAGAGTTAAAGATGTTGCTAAGATTTTAAAAATTGACGAATATTTATATCGTAAACCTAAAGATCTTTCTGGTGGACAAAGACAAAGGGTCGCAATTGGTCGAGCTATCGCTCGTAAACCGCTTGTTTTCTTAATGGATGAACCACTTTCAAACCTTGATGCAAAATTAAGAGAAAGTATGCGTAGAGAAATTGTCAATATTCACCGTATGCTTAATACAACTAGTATTTATGTTACTCATGATCAACTTGAAGCGATGACCATGGGAAATCAAATTGTAGTCTTTAATGATGGACAAATCCAACAAAGTGGAACAGGGAGAGAACTTTATTTTAAACCCGCAAATATTTTTGTCGCTAAATTCATTGGTTCACCAACTATGAATACTTTTGATGCGAAGTTTTCAGATGGTAAAATCGTTTCAAATGATCAAGATATTCATTTACCATTAAGTGATTTAGAAGTTCAAGCTAAATTAAAAGAAAATCAAGATTTAGTAGTTGGTTTTAGAAGTGAAGATATTTTAATTCATACTGAGCCTGGTAAAAATCGAATTAAAGGAAAAATTGCTAACATTGAATTAATCGGGAAAGACCAATTAGTAGCGGTTAAAGTAAATAAAGAAATTGAATTTATTGTCAATGCATCAAATAATGTCGAATATGAACTTTATTCATATGTTTATTTAGAATTTGTTGAATCAAGAATTCATATCTTTGACAAAACTACAACAAATCGAGTGAACTAA
- a CDS encoding IS3 family transposase has translation MDTTIFRVFIYLGGIMRQLKAHEWLELFGSYEDYKNNLISKNDFELKYYSIRGFSFFDRKFNEAKKYFVFKYNRYNLGMINIESQTGKSSKKGKGSGRPKRQKITPIEIVKKEWEKMPKEQLIEILEIYKDSFDRNNIEVDISKIKKSSLSTRKLGLCFNKSKSTIHNLKTKEQQTRKKSVNTKYDELIIKSFKKNKGLFGRKRLESYIRTKFQIDLNYRTIGRAMRRLNLFCLIRRKKIDREQKNTNVKFIDLVNRDYHGETNQIIATDVTYISAPKDCLNNFVFLSVAIDHKSKFVVNYNLSKRNDLELVMEHMSKIKMDKKWIAHSDHGFQYSSKTYVDLIQKNNGVVSMGRVGNSLDNREAEYFFSILKSECLKLIDITKITFNELKSLIDDFVFWYNNERIQSVLNWKTPQECWGVLVN, from the coding sequence ATGGACACAACCATATTTCGTGTTTTTATATATTTAGGAGGTATTATGAGACAATTAAAGGCACATGAATGATTAGAACTATTCGGTAGTTATGAAGATTACAAAAATAATTTGATATCAAAAAATGATTTTGAACTTAAATATTATTCAATCAGAGGTTTTAGTTTTTTTGATAGAAAATTCAATGAGGCTAAAAAATATTTTGTCTTCAAGTATAACAGATATAATTTAGGAATGATAAATATAGAATCGCAAACAGGTAAATCATCTAAAAAAGGTAAAGGGTCAGGTAGACCAAAAAGGCAAAAAATTACTCCTATTGAAATTGTAAAAAAGGAATGAGAAAAAATGCCTAAGGAACAATTGATTGAAATTTTAGAAATTTATAAAGACTCTTTTGATAGAAATAATATTGAAGTTGATATTTCTAAAATTAAGAAATCTTCACTTTCTACAAGAAAATTGGGCCTATGCTTTAATAAATCTAAGTCAACAATTCACAATCTAAAAACTAAAGAGCAGCAAACAAGAAAAAAATCTGTAAATACTAAATATGATGAATTAATAATTAAGTCATTTAAGAAAAATAAGGGTTTGTTTGGTAGAAAAAGATTGGAAAGTTATATTAGAACAAAATTCCAAATAGATCTAAATTATAGGACTATTGGTAGAGCGATGAGAAGATTAAACTTATTTTGTTTAATCAGAAGAAAGAAAATAGATAGAGAACAAAAGAACACAAACGTAAAATTTATAGATCTTGTTAATCGTGATTATCACGGAGAGACAAACCAAATAATTGCCACTGATGTTACTTATATTTCTGCACCAAAAGATTGCTTAAACAATTTTGTATTTTTATCTGTTGCGATTGATCACAAAAGCAAATTTGTTGTTAATTATAATCTTTCAAAAAGAAATGATTTAGAACTAGTAATGGAACATATGTCTAAAATCAAAATGGATAAAAAATGAATAGCTCATTCTGATCATGGTTTCCAATATTCTTCAAAAACTTATGTAGATTTAATTCAGAAAAACAATGGTGTTGTATCAATGGGTAGAGTAGGAAATTCTTTAGATAATAGAGAAGCAGAATATTTCTTTTCAATTTTAAAATCAGAATGTTTAAAATTAATCGATATTACAAAAATAACTTTTAATGAATTAAAATCACTGATTGATGATTTTGTGTTTTGATACAACAACGAAAGAATTCAATCAGTATTAAATTGAAAAACACCTCAAGAGTGTTGAGGTGTTTTAGTAAATTAA
- a CDS encoding DDE-type integrase/transposase/recombinase yields MRLKQFTKEQKLKYIHIYQKEGFEIAIITFVEDFWERYQIIKQRKEGKHENPYRRAKALLKSWIKIYNSNMNNLESKSGKSKKPNSGRRKRVSINELCEEDRDLYQDIMEEILEERGIKQQEIFEKIRKRKEEKSKQFRNISKISLVLKLNRTSFYYSYSKKEKIDKKKYIDHELINWINLEAKNSNFVIGRDKLYQKYLLTHQKRISSYLFRLNYEFNQYKSRAYQKKKSKKNKEVKFSRIWASDLVQGNFKSNYFGEKLHADIKFIKTKEGMRFLHVITETFSNTVLNWTLSDIRDSASTIKLVQDTLDKHQIKPTIFHSDHGIEYANFAFSKFLKNVNTKQSMSPKGNSLANRPSEFIFALIQRELLDFYETDKMLDSEVNSIISKYFSWYNFERPQSNLNWKTPHGFLTHATLSV; encoded by the coding sequence ATGCGTTTAAAACAATTTACAAAAGAACAAAAATTAAAATATATCCACATTTACCAAAAAGAAGGTTTTGAAATAGCGATTATAACTTTTGTTGAAGATTTTTGAGAAAGATATCAAATCATAAAACAAAGAAAAGAGGGTAAGCATGAAAATCCTTATAGAAGAGCGAAAGCTTTATTAAAGAGTTGGATAAAAATATATAATTCTAACATGAATAATTTAGAAAGTAAATCAGGTAAAAGTAAAAAACCTAACTCAGGAAGAAGAAAAAGAGTTAGCATCAATGAATTGTGTGAGGAAGATAGAGATCTTTATCAGGATATTATGGAAGAAATTTTGGAAGAAAGAGGAATAAAACAACAAGAAATTTTTGAAAAAATTAGAAAAAGAAAAGAAGAAAAAAGTAAACAATTTAGAAATATTTCAAAAATTTCATTAGTTTTGAAATTAAATCGAACTTCTTTTTATTACTCTTATTCTAAGAAAGAAAAAATTGACAAAAAGAAATATATTGATCATGAATTAATTAATTGAATTAATTTAGAAGCTAAAAATTCTAATTTTGTTATAGGAAGAGATAAACTTTATCAAAAATACTTATTAACGCACCAAAAAAGAATTTCTTCATATTTATTTAGACTAAATTATGAATTTAATCAATATAAATCAAGAGCATATCAAAAGAAAAAATCAAAGAAAAACAAAGAGGTAAAATTCTCTAGAATCTGAGCATCAGATTTAGTTCAAGGAAATTTTAAATCAAATTATTTTGGTGAAAAATTACATGCAGATATTAAATTTATTAAAACAAAAGAAGGAATGAGATTTCTTCATGTTATCACCGAAACTTTTAGTAACACTGTTTTAAATTGAACTTTATCGGATATAAGAGATTCTGCATCTACTATAAAGCTTGTTCAAGATACTCTTGATAAACATCAAATCAAACCTACTATTTTTCATTCAGATCACGGAATTGAATATGCAAATTTTGCCTTTTCTAAATTTTTAAAAAATGTAAATACTAAACAATCAATGTCTCCAAAAGGTAATTCATTAGCAAATAGACCTTCCGAATTTATTTTTGCATTAATTCAAAGAGAATTATTAGATTTTTATGAAACTGATAAAATGTTAGATAGCGAAGTGAATTCGATCATATCTAAATATTTTTCTTGATATAACTTCGAAAGACCTCAATCAAATTTAAATTGAAAAACGCCGCATGGTTTTTTAACACATGCGACGTTAAGTGTCTAA
- a CDS encoding thioredoxin family protein: MLKDVTKKELLENLGKGLQLVVFYADWCGPCRMFKGSLEELSEKDGVSIFRVNIDNERELAIEHNVSSIPYMVVYFDGKPVKTSLGYKPYEALKEELAAYL, encoded by the coding sequence ATGTTAAAAGATGTAACTAAAAAAGAATTATTAGAAAATTTAGGTAAAGGTCTTCAATTGGTTGTGTTTTACGCAGATTGATGCGGGCCATGTAGAATGTTCAAGGGTTCATTAGAAGAACTTAGCGAAAAAGATGGTGTTTCAATTTTTAGAGTAAATATTGATAATGAAAGAGAACTTGCAATTGAACATAATGTTAGTTCAATTCCTTATATGGTTGTTTATTTTGATGGAAAACCTGTTAAAACATCACTTGGTTATAAACCTTATGAAGCTTTAAAAGAAGAATTAGCAGCTTATTTATAA
- a CDS encoding IS3 family transposase: MLIFYIFKGEKMGKHFTEEQEKEIYNTFFQLGKKYAIELMYKYGAKAKDKYVKARLRGILKHYNCNMNKKPRKPGSGRSRKVKEQDINWDIFTREDLIEIAKRYREITRDKFKTEKVQEASNINMASYKLAILLYLCRQTISKHKRNNFAPRIKSRKIKYQDLIIDSFKQNRSKYGRQKLKYFILKHYKIDINERTLGRYMNALGLFCNIRKRKKLKEVKNTSVIKENIVNRDYNDVYNRNIYATDVTYLPATKDAINNNVYLSVVIKHKTKEIISFSLSKFNDSKLIYKTFENVDFEKSFILHSDHCSTYTSDDFSRFIQNKGGIISLSKVGNSLDNRVVEYWFSNLKTELIRDLNIKAMTLSELEKVISNYVNWYNKFRIQSCLNWKTPYEYSMGLSNLINC, from the coding sequence ATGTTAATTTTTTATATTTTTAAAGGAGAAAAAATGGGTAAACATTTTACAGAAGAACAAGAAAAAGAAATTTATAATACATTTTTTCAATTAGGCAAAAAGTATGCAATTGAACTTATGTATAAATATGGTGCAAAAGCAAAAGATAAATATGTGAAAGCAAGATTACGAGGAATATTAAAACATTATAATTGTAATATGAATAAAAAACCAAGAAAGCCTGGAAGTGGTAGGTCAAGAAAAGTGAAAGAACAAGATATAAATTGAGACATTTTTACACGAGAAGATTTAATTGAAATTGCAAAAAGATATAGAGAAATTACAAGAGATAAATTTAAAACAGAGAAAGTTCAAGAGGCATCAAATATTAATATGGCTTCGTATAAACTTGCTATTTTGTTGTATCTTTGTAGACAAACAATATCCAAACATAAAAGAAATAATTTTGCTCCTAGAATTAAATCCAGAAAAATAAAGTACCAAGACTTGATTATTGATTCATTTAAACAAAATAGATCTAAATATGGTAGACAAAAATTAAAATATTTTATCTTAAAGCACTATAAAATAGACATAAACGAAAGAACTCTAGGAAGATATATGAATGCCTTAGGTTTATTTTGCAATATCAGAAAAAGAAAAAAATTAAAAGAAGTAAAGAACACATCTGTCATAAAAGAAAACATTGTGAATAGAGATTATAACGATGTATATAACAGAAATATATATGCTACTGATGTAACATATCTCCCAGCGACAAAAGATGCGATAAACAATAATGTTTATCTTTCAGTAGTGATTAAACATAAAACTAAAGAAATAATTAGTTTTTCTCTTTCCAAATTTAATGATTCAAAATTAATTTACAAAACATTTGAAAATGTTGATTTTGAAAAAAGTTTTATACTACATTCAGATCATTGCTCAACTTATACATCTGATGATTTTTCTCGTTTTATTCAAAATAAAGGTGGAATAATTTCACTTTCAAAAGTAGGAAATAGTTTAGATAATAGAGTTGTGGAATATTGATTTTCAAATTTAAAAACTGAATTAATTAGAGATTTAAATATCAAAGCTATGACTTTGAGTGAACTAGAAAAAGTAATATCTAATTATGTTAATTGATACAACAAATTTAGAATTCAATCATGTCTGAATTGAAAAACCCCATACGAATATAGTATGGGGCTATCCAATTTGATAAATTGTTAA